Genomic segment of Apium graveolens cultivar Ventura chromosome 7, ASM990537v1, whole genome shotgun sequence:
AAGTTCCATGTTCTTTGATGTCAATCCTATTTATCTGATTCAAGTTGCAATCCCATGTGTCATCTCTTCTGAATGATTATCATATCTGCGCCAAAATATAAAATTTAGGGGATGCTTCAATAAAAAATAATGGCAGAGATGCAGAGTACTAATTTTGGCCCTAATGTTTTCCTTGGGGGTACTTCAATTAGATGTACACTAAAGAAATTAATTACTACTACCAGAAAATACATAAATAAAGGAGGGAGGGGCATATTATCAACAACTAATGTAGAAATGATGAGctttcattttttttttaaaatctgcAGAAAACAAATAATGTAAAAGTTTAACAGAGATTAATAGAAggaaaagaagaaataatgatattttttgtccataaaaattaattaacaaaGTAGAAGTAACAGAAGAAGCAGAAGAGCCAACGAGTAAAATAAGAAGAAAAAATGAAAATTACCAGAGTAAAAAAGAAGCCGGAGAATAAGAGAGAAAATATAATAATGAGTCTTAAATCGGATTTACACTTCATTTGCTCAGGTTAATCTTTCTAATTGTTGGTTTTTCATGATTTTGCCCTTCAATTTTCATTTTTTCAACAAATACTGAACATGTAATGATTCTTTCACAAAGACGCAATTGATTGATCGCATCATCATTGCCTAACTGAACATGATCGGAAAAGGTATAGCTTCTTTAAAGTTTCCTACCTAGTTTATTCATAATTGAATTATTACTAGAGCCTCCAACAATACTGATCCCTGCTTCTTAGCCTACAATCTAAAAGCTAACACAATAACAGCACCAATACAGTACTTGACCAAAGCAAATCTATGTAATTAATATCCATGAACAACAAGCACACATTTGTTTTCACCTTTACTGATTTAACAAGGATTGCTCAGAACCGAGTTGATTGATTGATGGAAATTAATCTACTTATTTGTTTCACAGCATAAATGTTGTAAAAGTTGATTTCATTCTCTGGTAAGTAGTTGAAAGGAAATTTACAGTTTAGTAGTCTATGACCTTTTTACAAATATATCACTTTTCTGCCAGATATACGATAATTTTTGCGGCTGGCCCTTTTCAGAATGTTGTTAACCCATAAAGGAAATATGTTACCCCTTCATCAATCTAGGAACAGAGGTTGCCTATTGTTTCCTCTTGGGTACTGCATGTCTTTCATGTGTTATTAGAATTCCATTATGAGCAGCAATTTCCAAATATGCTAGTGTGGCCATAAATGACCTGAACTTGCTAGTTTGAGCTATTTTTACTTTGGGTCTTTGTCGAAGCTCTCTTGCTTGTCTTGTTTAGTGAATCCTTCAACCCACCCACGCCCGAGCATAACTCGACTTAAGGCAGCCTAATTTCCTAAAATTAACCCTTAGAAGGGTGGCTACATGCTACTTGTTGATCTAGATAAAGAACCTTGTAGAATCTCTCTTTCTTGTATTGTTTAGTAGCCATTTTCTTCCTGAGCAACTCAAACCCCAACCCTCCAATAGGCTGTTGCTTGCAATAATCATCATGTAAGGTGaggatttttttttcttttttttctggAGAGGAATGACCTGAATATACTCCAAACTAAAATGGGATATCACTATCCAAGCATTCAAAAATTGGATCAGCAGACCTCTTTCTCGACAACATGCTATCATGGACTTTATATATACACCCTTCATATGTTGGGTAAAGTGAAAGGTTGTTAATCCATTCAATCAATAGTCCCAACACTTTTGCAAGATTTGTATAATATTCCTAATTTATAAAAATCTGATCCAAACTCCTCGATCTCAGTGAATTAGGTCATCATAAATTAAGTTATATCCGACACACAGTAGCTTTGGCACTCTCCACCTAAGTGTCAACTAGATAAACTGCCTATATTACTTGTTTCCAAGTGTCACGCTGACACTCGTACTTCTACCTCACTCATCAAGCAACAAAATACCCGTAAATTTCCAATCTTGTACATATAAATCAAGCAAAAAAGTCCCAATCTTCTACATATAAATCAAGCAACACAAAACCGACAAATTTCCAATCTTCTACAACTAAATCTACATTAAGTAAACATGTTACAAATGACATATCCTTACCCACTCTCACTTCAAAAAAGCTCATCTACTTGTTCTCCAATTCCCCAgattaaaaattcattttttacaGATACATCATAGCAAAACCTAAGAAAAAACCTAGGTTTCAAGAACACACTAACTTAAAATCATTACAATATCCACAAGAAAGAAGCACAGAATTCAATTACCCAGAAAAAAACAAAAACAGTTATAAGCGCATAACCTAATTACCCagaaaaaaacaaaacaaataataaccagatatatatacatacaaaacAAAATATCAACAGCCCACCAAGAAATATGCAAGAAAGTTGACATTTTTATACCTGAGATTTGGAAACTGCAGTTGAAAGTACTTGATGAGAGCAAAAGTGTGTTTCAAATCAAGAAAGAAGCTTTCATATGTATCTTGTATAGTTTGTATCTAACTACCACAAGTCCAGTCCAACTAATAAGTACTATATATCAATCTCTCTCCTCTctcctctctcctctctctctctctctcaagtAGTAGTAGAGTCTCTCTCTCTCCACTCAGTAGTCAAATGGTGGCATGATAAAAAGGATTAAGTAATTAAAAAGGGGAGCATTTATTTCAGTCAAGAAATGTCTTTTTGGGTAGCACCAAAACTTGTGGTCATCCCAAACGGCTGCTTAAATCAGCCAACTTGTTTGTTTAAAGCTGTTTCTTTTACTACTACTTTTTTCATGTTTTTACTTTGCATAAATTTCACAATTTACACGGTGAACGTGCGGTCCGGGCTCGGTTTTTTAATATTGAATTTGTAATCGGCTCGGTTAATTTAACAaattgtgcgggtttgaaccggcccgTTTCGGGCCGAATAATTACGGGTTTCCGTACGAAGCGGTTCCGAATgtgcggttcaaacccgcacattTGGGCACCTCTAATTACTACAGATATGGAAGATTCTTATTGATAGAGGGCACCATGGAACCAGTTGGTTTTATTTTATTTCTTGTTTGTCTATTAATTGTTTGTAATTGTTAAATTACATGtttaaaaaataaagaaattagtAAATGAAACGTGTTCTATTGAGGATAATATGCATCATTTTCAAATTTTATCCCATGAGAAAGCTACTAAACAGACGACAATTGAATTTGAGTATTGTAAAAATAGGGGGAGCTGTTCCTGTTTACAAcctaaaatttgattttttatgCAAAAAGTATATCAGGTCACCAAGTTCTATATATAACGTTTAATCAAGCATTCGTATTTATGACAATAAATAGAATAGATTTTATTCAATTTTTACTTTTTCAAAGCCACTTTTTGAACTCTATGTGATGTGAAAAATGCAGCACATTATTATCTTTAGCGGGAAATTATGCAGTTTAACACAAAAAATTTATCCCAATATTCAATTATCAAATTACACTTTCTGTACTATACTAGAATTGTACACTGTTTAGAGATCATTGCATTTGCACGTAGAGATGTTCAAAAAATCCGAAGTCCGAAATCCGATCCGATCCGTAAAAAAACCCGAAAAGCCCGATCCGGTAAAAGCCCGGTCCGGTTTGGCCCAGCCCGCGGGCCTTAAATGGGCCTCCTTTTTTCTTGAAAATTCGGTCCGGCCCGAAGCCCGAAAAGCCCGGATAAAAGTCCGGATTTAAAAAAGTCCGGATAAAAGTCCGGATCGGAAAAATCCAGGATAAAAGCCCGGGCTTTTTTAAAAGTCCGGTTAAAAAACCGATTTTTTATATagaatttgaaaatatacaatactttttatgatttttaaaataatatatcatAATATTAGAAACAACTAaaatatatatgattatttatatattatattaaaaataattatttatttcggtATCTAAACTACTCTATCtaatatatcaagatattattttctctggtatttaaactactcataattcaagttttaaaatattaaaatatttttttaatatataaataaaaaaccCGGATAAAACCCGGTTCGGCCCGATCCGGCCCGGCTCGCGGGCCTAAAACGGGCCTTATATTTCTTAGgaagcccggcccggcccgatttttaaaaaagcccggcccgatccgTTTTTAAAAAAAACGGACTTTTTAAAGCCCGGATAAAACCCGTCCGATGAGTTTTTTGTGCATCTCTATTTGCACGTCCTCTCACTTGCCCCCGTCTCTAATTGGTTTCAAAAATGATCTCAGAAtcttttataattaattataatttaattaagaaaatttgTATAATATATATCACTTTAATGGGTCACTTTATAATTATATtctattttaattaaaatttatcaGTATATCGTACGGTTAAAATCTAACTTATATATAACCATAGTATAAATTTTTTAGTTATaagaataatatatatttatcaaATATTACAAGAATAACCCTGagaaattaataataaatttaagaTGATTCTTGTTATGTATGTTTTTTTATATATCTATTAACTTATCTATCAAAGAGTAATTTAGAAGATGTCATtaacataaaaaaaatttaatattGAGTCTGTTTGAAATAAACACCTAAATCACCtaattagaaaataattattatatttattatgaGTTGAAGTAGATAAAACTTTAACCAAGTAGATAACATTATACCAAATATCATATTCTTATGATAAATGTGATATCTATATTCTTTATATGCCTCTCTTCTTTTTAGAGAAGTAGTGAATTTATTTTTTGAACTACAAAAACACTGAAGTTGGATTGTAGTCCTGTATTTACCATTTAATTATATGTATAAATTCAGTTTCTCAATTAAATTAATATATACTTTATTTCTATTAAAAGTCATTACATATTTTAGTAATAATGCCATATTagtattaaaaattaaaatgtattttatttttattaaaaaattaatagaTATTTTAGAATTAATACTATTTTACTCTTAAAAATAAAtacttcttttcttttttaattAAACTTTCTTTAAAAAAGTTTACAAGGGCAGTCCGAAAAATCAAACATTCAGGTTCACTTATAATCTCAAGAGAGTATAAGGTTATATATGTAATTTAGATATTTGAAATAGTTAAATTAATCATAATTAGTTTGAAATTGCCAAAAAAATTGAATATAGGTAatgtttataaatataattataaatggGATAGATTTACAAACCAACTTTTAAAATGGgacataaatataaaataaccCTTTAATTAACTTATAATAACAAAACCTTTAAAATTCACATAAATTCtgttaataaaaatattttaaacaactaactaaGATGTGTTTTAACCGATAAAAACATTTTgatttatattcaattctttctctTAAATATTTGCTAAACTTTTTTATTATCAACTCACGTGTCTAAAAACTAGAGTTGCtaaatttgtgaaataaatatGAAATTTAGATTCCATTTTCCAGCATACATATAGTATACTTGTGTCTTTTTTGAATTTGTGCTAGTTAAATTAACTTAAGTTTGactgaaatttattaataatttataattaaagaaaataaaaaaattacattaccgaaaagtagatttaatctactttaaaatataattttttttgaaataatatacTAGTAATATTTAATGGTTAGTCAAAAATTACTAAATTTGACTTTTGTAAAAGGAAATACTAAAGAGACggagaaaatatatatatatattgcaaaAAACATGCTGTGACAGATGATCAGCTATGCTTAGAATCAAGAACTCTCTAAACAAACGCTTGTATACATATTCAACCTCATGTTCTAATAACTACCTCCATACTCAAATCAACCACTTTCTCTCCAACGAAATCACAAATAAACAAACTTTATTACAATCCCATGCTTACATTATTACATTTGGTCATAAAGATAACATCTTTATAGCTGCAAAGCTCATTTCTTTATATGCTACTTTTGATCAACCCAATTCTTGTACTAAAGTCTTCAATTTAGTTAAATTTAAGGACCCTTTTCTTTGGAATTCTATTATTAAAGCTCATTATTCAAATGGGTTTTATGCACAAGCATTGGAATATTACACACAAATGTGTGTGTCTAATATTTTGCCTAATGAATTTACTATTCCCATGGTTGTTTCTGCTTGTGCTGAACGTGGGGTTTTGTTTTTTGGAAAAAAGATTCATGGGTTGGTCTCAAAAATCAATCTTTTTAAGAGCAATGCTGCTATTGGGTCTTCTTATGTGTATATGTACTCGAAATGTGGGTGTATGGGTGATGCTGGTTTAGTGTTTGATGAAATGTGTGTTAAGGATTTGGTGTCTTGGACTGCACTTGTAATTGGGTATGTGCAGAATGGTGAATGTGAAAAAGGGTTGGAAGTTTTGTGTGAAATGCATAGGGTTGGTGGTTACGAGGAGAGACCCAATTTTCGGACGTTGGAAGGTGGGTTTTTGGCTTGTGGCAATACTGGGGCAATGTTAGAAGGTAAATGCTTACATGGGTTGGCTGTAAAATCTGGGATTGGGTGCTTTGAAAGTATTTTATCTTCAATTTTTTCGATGTATTGTAAGTTTGGGACATGTGAAGAAGCTTATCTTTCGTTCGGTGAAGTTCGTTGTAAGGATCTCATGTCATGGACTTCGATTATTGGAGTTTATGCTAGAGTGGGATGTTTTAGGGACTGTTTAGGTTTGTTTTTTGAAATGCAGAATGCCAGTATAGATCCTGATGGGATGATTATTAGCTGCATGCTTTCATGTTTCGGTAATTCTACGAGTGTCTTAGCAGGAAAGGCATTCCATGCTTTCATAATAAAGGCAGACTTTAAAAATGATGAGATGGTCCATAATGCATTGGTATCAATGTATTGTAAGTTTGGACTTGTAGCTCTTGCGGAGAAGTTTGTTGATAGAATTTGTGAAAGAGATGATGAGGTGTGGAATTTGATAGTTCAGGGTTATTTTAAGGTAGGACGTTTGGCCAAGTGCTTAGAACTGTTTAGAGAAATGCAACTTGTAGGCATTCACTCTAGCTTAAACACTTTAGTATCTGTTATTTCTTCGTGCGCAGAGTTGCGAGCAATTTATCAAGGGCAATATCTTCATTGCTACGTGATCAAGAACGTAATGCATGAGAATATCTCAATTGCTAATTCCCTCATAGATATGTATGGTAAAGTTGGTAAATTAAACAAAGCGTGGAATGTTTTCAATAGAAGCCATAGGGATACTGTCACATGGAACACTTTAATTTCTTCATATGCACATTCAGGGCATTATGCTGAGAGTTTATCCCTTTATGATCGTATGGTTTCAGAAGGCATAAAACCTAATTCAGCTACTTTGGTAATCGTGCTCTCTGCTTGTTCTCATATTGCATCCTTAGAGAAAGGAGAAAGTATCTATACTTATATTAAGAAAGAGAAAGTGGAATTAAACCTACCGTTAGCTACCGCATTGGTAGATATGTATGCGAAATGTGGAAAACTTGAAATATCAAGagatatttttaatttaattaaagaAAAGGATGTTGTTTTGTGGAATGCCATGATCTTAGGATATGGAATGCATGGAGATGCAAAGTCCGCACTAGAGCTTTTCTCACAGATGGAGCTGTCAGATGTAAGACCGAATGAGCTTACATTTCTTTCTGGTCTTATAGCATGTAATCATGCTGGGCTTGTTGAAGAAGGGAAGATTGTCTTTGGTAGAATGAGAGATTACTTTCTCAGACCGACATTAAAGCACTATACGTGCATGGTAGATCTTCTTGCTAGGTCAGGCGATTTGCATGAAGCGGAAGATCTGGCTCTTTCTATGCCTATTGCTGCTGATGGGGGTTTATGGGGTGCTTTACTAAGTGCATGTAAAATTCACAACAATGCAGAGATGGGTATAAGAATTGCTAAACATGCTATAAATCTTGATCCAGACAACGATGGATACTATATCATTATTTCAGACCTCTATAACTCTTTAGGGATGGGCGAAGACGCAGAGAGGATGAGAATGATCATAAAGGAAAAAGGTTCGAAGAAGAAAGCTGGTTGGAGTATGGTGTAATTTACGTGAAATTGCGTTCCCGGTATTCTGGTCTGAAATTTTAAGATTCTTTACAAGTGTGGTTACTTGAGTTTCAGGTCCTAAGAACATTAACTGCAGGAGGCTTCAAACTTCTGGGGATCTGATATGGAAATCTCAGAGACAGTGATTGCTACTTGCCACAAGCCTACAATGAGATATTTGATTTGTGGATCTTGCTTGAAAGAATTAAGGAGACGGATGGATACTACTAGCTGGAAAAAGTTGATTAAATGGACTTTGGCCATGCATCAGCGAAAATTGCAAAAATGAGAGGGGTCTATGATGACCTGTCGTAACAGAAATCAGGTTATTGCAGATGTTTTGGCGATGTAGTTCATAAGAAAGTGCAGATTACTAATTAAGCTAGTAATGTAAATAGATAGCACTCACAGTATCTTTTTATTACTCATAGAGGATCTTATATTTTGTGAGGATATATTCTCTAATTTTGTTGTCACCTGCTAACTCCTTTTTTTCCTTTGGTTCATAATGTAAATGTATAGAATGACTACCTTTACTGCCACAAATTGGTCATGGTCGATGATGAATTTCAAATGTTCCCCACTGTTCACTGCAGGCCTCTTTTCACTCTACAATGAAATATGGTCTGGATTTATTGTTTAACTTGACTGAATAATGAAATATGGTCTGGATCTATGAAAGTGTCCTAGTCCATCCTCAAGCTTCAACCATGCTAAATGCAATTCATACCAGATTATTAGCAGTTCAGCAAACTCCCCATTCGTTTGGTATGGCCTTGTGATGCTCTGCAACTGTTATTGAAGCGCGGAAATATGCACTTCAACTTTCTGTTCTAGGAAGACTTCGTTGATAACTCTGTCAATGTTGGTAAAAGGTGAACCTCCAATGCTGGTAGCTCTGCAGCCAGTTTCTTCCACTCCATGATTGACACAGATTACTAAGTTGGGCTCTGTTTTGTCTAGCCATTTAAAAAATTTCATGCTTTCTTTCCATAAGCTTGGCCTAAAATGAATCTAGGGTGCTGTCAGGGATGCTCTTGCTGAGGATGTTCAGAGGGTGTAAAGTGTATGTTGGAGAG
This window contains:
- the LOC141671815 gene encoding pentatricopeptide repeat-containing protein At4g39952, mitochondrial encodes the protein MCVSNILPNEFTIPMVVSACAERGVLFFGKKIHGLVSKINLFKSNAAIGSSYVYMYSKCGCMGDAGLVFDEMCVKDLVSWTALVIGYVQNGECEKGLEVLCEMHRVGGYEERPNFRTLEGGFLACGNTGAMLEGKCLHGLAVKSGIGCFESILSSIFSMYCKFGTCEEAYLSFGEVRCKDLMSWTSIIGVYARVGCFRDCLGLFFEMQNASIDPDGMIISCMLSCFGNSTSVLAGKAFHAFIIKADFKNDEMVHNALVSMYCKFGLVALAEKFVDRICERDDEVWNLIVQGYFKVGRLAKCLELFREMQLVGIHSSLNTLVSVISSCAELRAIYQGQYLHCYVIKNVMHENISIANSLIDMYGKVGKLNKAWNVFNRSHRDTVTWNTLISSYAHSGHYAESLSLYDRMVSEGIKPNSATLVIVLSACSHIASLEKGESIYTYIKKEKVELNLPLATALVDMYAKCGKLEISRDIFNLIKEKDVVLWNAMILGYGMHGDAKSALELFSQMELSDVRPNELTFLSGLIACNHAGLVEEGKIVFGRMRDYFLRPTLKHYTCMVDLLARSGDLHEAEDLALSMPIAADGGLWGALLSACKIHNNAEMGIRIAKHAINLDPDNDGYYIIISDLYNSLGMGEDAERMRMIIKEKGSKKKAGWSMV